In Anomaloglossus baeobatrachus isolate aAnoBae1 chromosome 6, aAnoBae1.hap1, whole genome shotgun sequence, the genomic stretch ATACTCGGTCCTGCCGGAGGTACCACACCACTGCTGTTAAACCACGTTTGGTGCCTTTTTGACATGACTACTTACTCCAATAAGATTATATGACAAAAGGAGATGTGAAAATATAATCCACTCTCAGAATTTTCACCCTCGCTGTTTGTTGGACACCACGGTAACCTAAAATAAAGGTTTGCATTCCCTGAGGAGATACATACAGCATATTACCCTTTTCCAGGGGTCTTCCTGACGAATATACCCCAGTTACCCCCACTATGGCATACATATTAATAGATAACTGATGCTTTTTATGTGTGATaatagtccagtctgacgaaggcccaaaGGCCGAAATGTCGATTGTTTGGACAAATACATGTATCCATCACCATATATCCCAAAAAActtttttgatcaataaaaaaatcTGAACACACAACTTGTTTTGTTTCTTAAGGGGGTAGACAGTGTGCCAGAGTTCTCTTTTGAATTCATCTCCTTGTTAAGCAGCAGTTTCTCTCCTCttggggcggctggagcacagatcAGATcattaaagggcgctttacacgccgcgacatcgctagcgatgtcgctgccgatcgcacccgcccctgtcggttgtgcgtcacgggcaaatcgctgcccgtggcgcacaacatcgctaggacccgtcacatggacttacctgcctggcgacgtcgctgtggccggtgaaccgcctcctttctaagggggcggtttgtgcggtgtcacagcgacgtcacatggcagccgtccaatagaagcctaGGGGCGGAGAGCAGGTAAAAGAAAGTGAcggccacctcgttgccagaggacgcaggtaaggtgttgttctaggggtgtcacacttagcggtgtgtgctgcctcaggaacgacaaacaacctgcgtcctgcaacagcaacgatatttgggattagaacgacgtgtcaacgattaggtgagtaattttgatcgttagcggtcgttcgtatgtttcacacgcaacaacgtcactatcgaggccgggtgtgcgtcacgaattccgtgacctcaatgacctctcgttagcgatgtcgttacgtgtaaagccccctttactattGGAGACATTGTTATTCACAGTTCAGGTAAAGCTTCgctaaagagcatatacagcatgggaggaatagagctatccaacagcatgtgtgaaaaagacttgggtatactaatcACAACTGAACAGGAGTcaccagtgtgatgcagcagcaaaaaaggcaaaccccattctaggatgtattaaagcATACaggctagatcacgtgaagtcattatcctcctttactcctctgtggtcagacctcatctggaatatcgtgtccagttctgggcaccacattttaaaaaaagacctcaacaaactggagcaagctcAGAGAAGagggaccagaatggtgactggtctgcaaatcatgtcctatgaggaacggttacaggatttaggattgtttagcttgcaaaagaaaagactgagaggagacttaatagctgtctacaaatatcttaaaggctgtcacactgtagagggatcagttttattctcattttcacaaggaaagactagaagcaatgggatgaaactgatggggaggagacacagattagatattagaaaaaaactttttgacagtgagggtgatcaatgagtggaacaggcgaccacgagaggtggtgagttctccttcaatggaagtctttaaaaagaggttgaatggacatctgtctgggatgatttagtgaattctgctttgagcagggggttggactagatgaccccggaggtccattccaactctaccattctatgatggaCGGGCTGTGATGACACTGGCTGTATGGAGCTACCCACAGGTTTCGGCTCTACTGTTCCCTATTGCAGGGGGCGACAAGGACAAAGTGGGGTGGAAGTCATGTTatactgcatacctcccaacttttgaagaaaggaaaggggGATAAAGTCTGCGGTGCGCCGTGGCAAATTTTgaccgcccctagccacacccatttggcagtaagggtcattcagcagatgccccggactgttcgttcatagtcatagcagccagacttttcttatatttatatgtcactatatgacatgttgcttatttgtgcctataaagcagAGTTCACACGTTACATAAattctgtgggtttttttttgtttctgccgctgtctgcaccaaactacacaataacaatcttctctgattattccatttttgctgcattttttttgtgccttttctccattatttaatgtgtttttggttcagatgtgaatctacatttttaagtgtttttattgtacagagaagctttttcctgtgcttttttaagctccacatagaaaccccaagagagaaaaaaaaaagcaccaaaaccgccgatttcagcggcgtcttttgatggaatcacatccattttgcttggacaattaaacacagcttaatatatgtgcaaaaaacacagcagaaaaaaatgcagcatttacactacatgtgaacactgcTAATTgaccaaagtggatgagacgtcttttgcgtctaaagacgccgctgaactctgcggatTTGGTGttctttttctttataagcttcaggattcacatctgcagcaaagatgtatcaaataaggggacaatgcataaaaaaatacCGCAGATAcgtaataatcagagaagattgttattgcggtgATGATGCGGACacctgcaggaaaaaacgcatttacgctacgtgtgaacacggcctcagcaatacattttttttttatgggtTTCAATGTTTCAATAAAGAAAActaattgtcttttttttttttttcccttttttaacgCCATTTTCTGATCCCCGCAAATCTGATCGCTGTGTCGCTCTGGTCGTTACAATCAGAGGGACACTACATTTGTCCATGTTGTTTGCtgctttgtgatgtttattattttataaaaatgtttaataaaattacattatattttttttttctatttttagtaattttattagaagaagaaaaaaaaaattcctctcCCCCAGaacacaggacacagagatgctgctctgtacaatgtagctttatgtcctgtgtaatctgcggattgtgtaatcagaggctgcattgtaggttcatctatataaaatcctccttctgacatcatcaatcttagtggctcaacagctaggagGGCTTCTGGGCACGTGTttaaaagttgctggtttgaatccaaggtgctgaaaataaagaaaaaaaatttacatatgtatttgtgttttttttcccctcatttctttgtagtagttttataggaacataTTAATCTCTTTCCTTCGCCTACAAAGAAATgcagtatctatccatgtatctgtcCATCATGTATCTATCATATGTCTATCAatcatgtatctatcatgtatctaatatataaagctgaatgtgtgtgtatgtatgtgtgtatgtatgtccgggattggcatctgcacagtcgcagctacagccataaaattttgcacactcacacttctggaccccgagagtgtcataggctatgcgttgaggggaaattttaaccccgtgctttacagttattcgccaaaaaacctgcctccattaaagcgaatggagctgggagccacagtgcagccagaacttcagaagaatgcgcagccacacccttatatggaatgttggcgtgtcacaatgcagccagggaaagagacagacacagacggggaaagaggcagacacagacagggtaagaaacagacatagacaaggtaagagacagacacagacaaagagactgacagggaaagagacagacagggaaagagagggaaagacagggaaaaagagggaaagagacagacagggaaagagacagacagagagagacagagatatatacagagggggagacagacagagaatgggatagaaacagagacagttactatcccgggggaaaatttaaccccgcgcgttccaatttaccaatcaattttgcccctatctacataatggggaaaaggtgaaacgaaaagtgttgggggcaaattgacagctgccagatgtgaacaagggggacttaaaaaatgaggcgatagcgccaaagagtatataccgtacagatgctaaggtggggccccgacatgggatactcaccggactcggggatatgaacacacacacataatgcgccacacactaccacgtgcttgaacacatataccaccctcagcacacatctcaccacacatacaccaacctcgccacataatcgccctaaaacacacacaagtctggtattgtccttcaaaaataaaaatctgaataataagcagccaaactacaagaacaacaaatgtaccatataggaaatacggcagctgtcagtcacataacctgtctattatgtgtatatgtgagcgaatatatactgtcagggggagggctttctgttgcctggagatttatcaggctgccaatagcaaccaatcacagcttagcttctattttactacagttaattaatctgagctctgattggttaatataggcaacaatttaataattacatttctatctatttggtttgtgttttttttgtgcagaatacatttttgttaatacattctattttgttaacagcagttattaaaacCTGGGCGAAGCCAGGGAGTACAAATAGTCTATTatatagctatccctctatctatcatatatccaccatccatccatctttgtagctgaataatctgcttctggtttctctactgtaatacagaggtcaagattaccaaatcttcctatgtttttcaatagaaaaaataccctggagacaggggaagatagaaagagacaaacgcggcgccaatctgagtgtagtgagttttttttatatatataaaggtgttgaaatagtggaactctcacctggttcagaggttagaaagcctggaataatccaagaggagttgatccactttccaatagggTTATGGTGaagtatgcagcaatcgcactggatactatagaggagccctccagcaggtccacttagtgaaagaagttccaaaggcaattaccagtcttgcggtgctcctgctaccaatggtggaacatattggatgatttttggtcatatgactggaccaatatacaaataagtaaggaGATATTTTATTTgcacattaaaatatggttaattatacaacgcgtttcggctcggatgtcttatccttcagccttcttcaggtataattgtgagaaaaaagatgtatacatctAACTTCAGAAAGAGGCATGCTTATATAGAGACCCTATATAAGCATGCCTCTTCATGACGTTagatgtatacatcttttttctcacaattatacctgaagaaggctgaaggataagacatccgagccgaaacgcgttgtataattaaccgtattttaatgtacaaataaaatatctccttacttatttgtatattggtccagtcatatgaccaaaaatcatccaatatgttccaccattggtagcaggagcgccgcaagactggtaattgcctttggaactatGTTTTTCAATAGAGGcattagctcagtggtagagctgtcccggtaaaccagagcagatgaatatttaatttattcactgcactgcggggAGGAGCCGAGACATTAGCTGTGAGCTGCGCTACTGCCggagagagccctcaaattgggacagttctgcagaatctgggacggttgggaggtctGGTACTGGTTCCTGCTGAAGATGTATAAAGAAACCAGTGTAGTGAAAAACCTTTGTTCAGCTTTGTCTCTCTTGACTATATGAAGTTTCAATCCTTTGTTGACGCGACTATATGAAGATAGATGTCCCCTCACCACGGACTGGGAGTTGTAGTGCTTTCTtcatctccctggactaaactgaacTGGTTTGTACCAGCTTACAGGTAGTGTCACCACTGAGCAGGGAGGCCCCTCCCACAGTTTCTATAGCAGCTTGTGGTGAGGAGAATAAcattcagccagtagatggcagcagagtacaatgcacgtgtcagtcctcagtgtccgcacatacaatgcattatacaTCTCCTAACTCACAGCGGCCATAGTAATTCTGGAGCTGATCTACTGCCGCAGGACAACTGTTTCACTCAGCAGTGGTAGAACGGGTACCTGGATATCACACTGGGCAATAATCTGGACTGGACATTAATAGAATTGATTGCTTATGCAATGTGTGCCCCAAGTAGTCAGTTAACAGTACAGGGGTTTTTTTTCGTGGGATtttcttttacttttatttttccaataTTTGTTATATTTAGTTTTATGTATTATTTACGGTTATATTATTCAAAATTAACATCAGTGTTTTTCTTTGCAGATTACTGTACCAGGAGCTCCAAAGGACATCTGATATTTAATGAATTTAAAGCAGATGATtgtagtatcacacatgatacatgtaCACAGTATGCCGACAACTCAGATATACCCCCAGCCATTCAAAGCAAAGATCAATCATCCAATAATTTGAATGAAGTATTTTCTCCTAACTCATTGCAGACTGTTAAACAAACTAAAAGTCATAGAAGAAATGTTGAAGATAAAAGAAGTCCTACAAgaaagaagccatattcatgttcagaatgtgagaaaggtTTTTCTAACAAATCAAAACTTAGTAGTCCTAAAATAATTCACACAAAAGAGAAGACATTTTCATGTAggaaatgtggaaaatgttttactaggaaatcaagccTTAGTAGTCATGACAgatttcacacaggagagaagccattttcatgttcagaatgtggaaaatgttttactaggaaatcacatcttgttaaacatgagaaaattcacacaggagagaagccattttcatgtccagaatgtgggaaatgttttactaataAATCATATCTTAGTAGCCATGAGAgatttcacacaggagagaagccattttcatgttcagaatgtggacagtgttttactcagaaatcacatcttgttaaacatgagagaattcacacaggagagaagccattttcatgttcagaatgtgggaaatgttttactaataAATCAAACCTTCGTagtcatgagagaattcacacaggagagaagccattttcatgtttagaatgtgggaaatgttttactagtaaatcagaTCTTCGTagtcatgagagaattcacacaggagagaagccattttcatgtccagaatgtgggaaatgttttactaataAATCATATCTTAGTAGTCATGAGAgatttcacacaggagagaagccattttcatgttcagaatgtggacagtgttttactcagaaatcacatcttgttaaacatgagagaattcacacaggagagaagccattttcatgttcagaatgtgggaaatgttttactaataAATCACACCTTAGTagtcatgagagaattcacacaggagagaagccattttcatgttcagaatgtgggaaatgttttacttataAATCAAACCTTAGTAGTCATAAGAgatttcacacaggagagaatccattttcgtgttcagaatgtggacAATGTTTTTCTCAGAAAgtacatcttgttaaacatgagagacttcacacaggagagaatccattttcatgttcagaatgtgggaaatgttttactagtaaatcagaTCTTAGTAGGcatgaaagaattcacacaggagagaagccatatccatgttcagaatgtgggaaatgttttagtagtAAATCAGATCTTACTAGGCAtgtaagaattcacacaggagagaagcaatatttatgttcagaatgtgggaaaggttttactaGTAAATCAGATATTAGTAGGCATGAAAGAAGTCAcacgagagaagccattttcatgtttagaaagtAAGAGCtgttttacagataaatcaagTCTTATTAACATCTTATTGGACGTACTGGTTACACCATGCCTCCTGTCGGTATACTCCCTGCCAGCTGCCCGCGGGCAGCTGGCAGTGagttccgcacatgtcagctgatttcaacagctgacgtgcggctaagcacgagtggatccgctctccacttgtgcctgttaactccttgcactgcactgtcaaaatgtgacagcgccgtGTACATCGCAGCTGCGGTAAGCTCTCACCCGGCTCCATCGGACGTCATGTGACGTGAACACGTGGAGCtgacggttgccatggtagcagagaatcatgtgatgactcctgtagctatcatgagtcagttcctcttacaaccGGCAGAGagccgtgtgtgagaggagaggagagcagattttctgcagatcagagcaatgctgctctgatctgcaGCAAGGAACAATAAAAATcctaagttcaaatcatccccctattcatcccattgaaaattaaatggttaaaaaaaatatacacatttggtatcctcacgttcagaaatgcctgatctatcaaaatataaaatcaattaatctgattggtaaacagcgtagcggcagaaaaaacataaattaattttttggtcatttcaaattttgcacaaaatgcaataacaggcgatcaaaacgtagcatctgtgcaaaaatgttaTTAAAAAGTCAGCTCGaaaagcaaaaaataagccgtcgtttagccatagatcccgaaaattgagaacactatggttttcggaaaatggcgcaaaaaagtgcgccactttttgacaaacatttgaattttttttaccccttaggctatgtgcccacgctgcggattttgccgcggatttgccgcggatttcccgaaaatctgcagcagcggcacttccaagccatttcaatggcattttggaaatgctgtgtccatgctgcggatttttccgctgcggatttgccgcggattttgatccggaaaaatctgcagcatgtcaattgtttggtgcagatttggtgcggatttttggttttgaatgggggaaaaaaaaaaaaatccgctgcaaatccgcggcaactccgcgggtgcggatttgccgcgaaagtcgcggattttcaggcagaaaaatccgcaggtacattctaccgtggacacatagccttagataccAGTAACTGTCCTTTGGTAGTTTAatttgcccaattccagccttgctgaagcattcccAGATAATTACTGATCCTCCATCAAatatcacagtgggtgcaagacaatgTGGCTTgttcgcctctccaggtctccgtctaaccattagacaaccacgTGTTgaacaaagctgaaaattagacacaTCAGaggagattaccttactctagaaattgggcagattaaactttgcgaaggacgtatgaatcaagctgcatacagggctatcctggaaaaacagttgcttccttctgctcagccaATGTTCccgaactctgaggactgtttcttcc encodes the following:
- the ZNF678 gene encoding zinc finger protein 678; the protein is MEREESDVGGGDRCTEEDPADYCTRSSKGHLIFNEFKADDCSITHDTCTQYADNSDIPPAIQSKDQSSNNLNEVFSPNSLQTVKQTKSHRRNVEDKRSPTRKKPYSCSECEKGFSNKSKLSSPKIIHTKEKTFSCRKCGKCFTRKSSLSSHDRFHTGEKPFSCSECGKCFTRKSHLVKHEKIHTGEKPFSCPECGKCFTNKSYLSSHERFHTGEKPFSCSECGQCFTQKSHLVKHERIHTGEKPFSCSECGKCFTNKSNLRSHERIHTGEKPFSCLECGKCFTSKSDLRSHERIHTGEKPFSCPECGKCFTNKSYLSSHERFHTGEKPFSCSECGQCFTQKSHLVKHERIHTGEKPFSCSECGKCFTNKSHLSSHERIHTGEKPFSCSECGKCFTYKSNLSSHKRFHTGENPFSCSECGQCFSQKVHLVKHERLHTGENPFSCSECGKCFTSKSDLSRHERIHTGEKPYPCSECGKCFSSKSDLTRHVRIHTGEKQYLCSECGKGFTSKSDISRHERSHTREAIFMFRK